GCAGGTGCTCTCGACGCTCAAGGCGTGGGAGGACCCCATCTTCTGCAAGGAGCGGCTCGGCCTCGACGCGCCCCTGGGGTCGGTCGACCGCGCCAAGCTGAACGTCAACGGCTCCTCGCTCGCCGCGGGCCACCCGTTCGCCGCGACCGGCGGCCGGATCCTGGCGACCGCCGCGAAGCTGCTCGACCAGCAGGGCTCGGGCCGTGCGCTGATCTCGATCTGCGCCGCCGGTGGCCAGGGCGTCGTGGCGATCCTGGAGAAGTGAGGGCGGGAAGTGCATGGATCCCCTGCCCGCCGGGGATTCGAGCACTTCCCAGCCGTGGCATCCCGTGGGAGGCGCAGGAGCTGCCCGGCCGCCGTGACCACTGGGGCTCGTGTGGTCAGCGGGTGGCGAGGGCGAGCGCGCTGGCGACGAGGTGGTCGCGCACCTGCTCGGCGGACACCTGCCCGACCATCGGTACGCCGGGGGCGGACTCCTTGACCTGGATGCCGACCCGGGCGAGCTGCAGGGCGCCGAGGCCGCTGGCGTAGAGCATGTTGGCCAGCAGCACCGGATCGTCCACTCGGAAGTCGCCGGCGTCCACGCCCGCCTCGAGCGCCGACTCCAGGACGGCCAGGCAGGTGGAGATCGCGCGGCCGAGGCGCCACACCGCCGACTCCGACATCTCCTCGAGCAGCTCGGGGCCGGTGCGGCGCATCAGGGTCTGGGCGCAGTCGACGAACGCAGGGTGGGCGACGCCGTAGTCGACGAAGGCGCCGGTGATCCGGGTCAGCCGGTCGGCCGGCTCGCCGCCGGCGGCGTCCGCGTCGGCGAGCGCCTCCCGCAGCTCGTCGAGGTACTCGACGAGCGTCAGCGCGAAGAGCTCCTCCTTGCCCGTGAAGTGGCGGTAGACGATCGCCCGGTTGATGCCGACCGCGCTCGCGATCTGCTCGATCTGGGCGTCGCGGACGCCGGTCTCGTCGAAGAGCCGCCGGGTCGCCGCGATGATGTCGGCCTCCCGCTGGCGGCGCCGGGTGGCCGCGGCCGTACGCCGGCCGTCGCTCTCGGGTGCCTGCTGCGCCATGCCGTCAGGTTAGTGCAACACCGAGTTGCACACGTGTGACGAGAACCGGTCAGGCGTGGTCGCCTGGTGCCTCGTCGCGGGGAGTGGCCACCGTCAGCCGCGCCTCGAGCTCGCGGATCGAGGCCTGCAGCCGGAAGGCGGCGCAGCCGACCGTGGACACGATCGACAGGGCGAGCCAGTACGCCTCCGGCGACCTGATGAAGGCGTACCACCCGGCGAGGGCAAGGGCGCCGAGCACGTAGGAGATGCTCCGCAGGAGGTCGGTCCGGGGGTCCATGCGCAGACCCTAGGTCACCTCACGAGCCCCCGGCGAGCGTCCGGACCGTCTCGATGGTGTCGGCGTCGTCGGCCGTCTTGTCCTCGCGGTAGCGGACGACCCGCGCGAAGCGCAGCGCGAGCCCGCCGGGATAGCGGGTCGAGCGCTGCAGGCCGTCGAAGGCGATCTCGACCACCTGCTCCGGCCGGACCTCCACGACGTACGCCGAGCCGTCGGCCGGTGAGGTCGCCAGCTCGGTGAACCGCTCGGTCTGCCACGCGAGCACCTCGTCGGTCATGCCCTTGAAGGTCTTGCCCAGCATCACGAACCCGCCCGTCTCCGGGTCGCGCGCGCCGAGGTGGATGTTGGACAGCCAGCCCTGGCGGCGGCCCGAGCCCCACTCGACCGCGAGCACGACGAGGTCGAGCGTGTGGACCGGTTTCACCTTGACCCACGCTGCGCCACGCCGACCCGCGGCGTAGGGAGACCCCAGGCCCTTGACCACGACGCCCTCGTGGCCGGCGGCCAGCACCTCGGCGGCGAAAGCCTCGGCCTCGGCCGGGTCGGCGGTCACGATCCGCGGCACCCGCGAGGACTCGGGCACCAGCGCCTCCAGCGCCGCCGCGCGCTCCTCGCCCGGGGTGTCGAGGAGGTCGCGACCGTCGAGGTGGAGCAGGTCGAAGAAGTAGGCCGTCACCGCCACCCCGGCGTCCATGGAGGTGCGCGACGCCGTCTCCTGGAACGGGCGCGGCCGGCCGTCGTCGTCGAGCGCGATCGCCTCGCCGTCGAGCACGAAGCGATCGGCCGGCAGCGACCGGGCCAGCGCGACCACCTCCGGCAGCCGGTGGGTGATGTCGTCGAGGCTGCGGGTGGCGACCACGACCTCGTCGCCGTCACGGTGGACCTGGATCCGGATCCCGTCGAGCTTGGTGTCGACCGCGACCGGGGCGCCGTCGGGCGCGGCCTTGGCCAGCGCGGCGGCGACGTCGGGAGCGCTGGAGGCGAGCATCGGCAGCACCGGGCGGCCGACCTCCAGCCCGACCGCGGCGAGGGCCTCCTCGCCCTCGAAGGCAGCCTGCGCCACCGCGACGGTCGACCCCGACAGCATCGCCGCCCGTCGCACGGACGCCAGGCGTACGTCGGCCGCGGCCGCGAGCGCCTCCTGCACCAGCGCGTCGAGCGCGCCCTGGCGCACCTCGCCGGTCACCAGCCCTCGCAGCCACCGCTGCTCCTCGGTCGTCGCCCGGCCGAAGAGCTCGTCCCGGGCGGTGGCCCGCGCCTGCTGCGACCCGCTGCCCGCGAGCGCGGCCAGCTCGTCGAACGCCTGGTGCACCTCGGTGACCGTGAGCGACGGCTCGTCGGCGGGGTCGGGGAGCGACTGCAGCCCCCGCCAGCCGAGACCGGTGCGCCGTTGCCGCAGCGCACCGCCGAGGTAGGACACCACCAGTGGCAGCTCGTCGCGCTCGGCGCGGTCGAGCGCCTCGGCGAGCGCCACGACCTTCGCCTTGCGCGAACGGGTCGCCGCGACCGTCGAGGAGGTCGTGACCAGGTCGGCGATCAGCACGCTGGTCAGGCTAGCCGTGGCCGGGGACAGCGATCACCCGCCGATGCGGGTCCGCACCTCGTAGAGCTCGGGGAAGAAGGTCAGGTCCAGCGCCCGCCGCAGGAACGCGACACCGGAGGAGCCGCCGGTGCCGCTCTTGTGGCCGATCGTCCGCTGCACCACCTGCAGGTGTCGGAAGCGCCACTCCTGGAAGTTGTCCTCGAGGTCGACCAGCTCCTCGCACGTCTCGTAGACGCCCCAGTGCTCCTCGGGCGCGGCGTAGACGGTCGCGAACAGGTCGACCAGTCCGTCGTGCGCACGGTGCTTGACCGACCAGTCGCGCTCGACGAGGTCCGCGGGCACCGCGTAACCGGTGCGGGCGAGGTGGCGCAGGAACTCGTCGTAGAGGGAGGGCTCGCCCAGCAGCCGAGCGAGCACGTCACGGGCCGCCGGGTCGTGGGCGTGGACGGGCACCATGTCGGCGTCCTTGTTGCCGAGCAGGAACTCCACCTCGCGGTACTGCGCCGACTGGAAGCCCGAGGAGGTGGCGAGGAACGGCCGGATCTCGGCGTACTCGCTCGGGGTCATCGTCGCCAGCACCGACCACTGGTCGGTCAGCGTGTGCTGGATGTGCTTGACCCGGGCCAGCCGCTTCAGTGCCGGGGCCAGGTCGTCGGCCGCCAGCAGGGCCCGCGCCGAGCGCAGCTCGTGGACCATCAGCTTGAGCCACAGCTCGCTGGTCTGGTGCTGGACGATGAAGAGCAGCTCGTCGTGCTGCGGCGGGTCGCTCTGGGGCCGTTGCGCCGAGAGCAGCTGGTCGAGGCAGAGGTAGTCGCCGTAGGACATCTGCCTGCGGAAGTCGGTCTCGATGCCGGCCTCGAGGTCGCGGCGGGTGGAGTCGGGCACAGCCAGACCCTACGCCGGGACGACCGGGGTCGGTGCGCAGGAAACTTCACCCGAGGGACTCACCAGCGGCACCCCCGGTGGCCTACCCTCCGGGTGTGACCTCACCCTCGGACCCGTCGGCACCGCGCGCCAGCACGCGGCTGTGGCGGCCCGACTGGGCGGTGCCCGTCGGGGAGGTGCTCGGCCAGCAGCGCCACGGCGGCAGCGACCCGACCTACAAGGTCGACTTCCAGGGGCGCCACTGGCGCGGGCTCCGTACGCCGGAGGGCGAGGCGACCCTGATGATCGACGCCCGGCTGCGCGACGGCGAGGTGCACGCCGCGGCCTGGGGCGAGGGCGCCGAGTGGGCGCTCGCCTCGGTGCCGGGCCTGCTCGGTGCCGACGACGACCCGAGCGGCTTCGAGCCGACCCACCGGGTCCTCGCCGACGTCTGGCGCCACCACCGCGACTGGCGGATCGGGCGCACCGGCCTGGTGATGGAGGCGCTGGTGCCCGCGATCATCGAGCAGAAGGTCACCGGCCAGGAGGCGTTCGCGGGCTTCCGCAACCTCGTCCACCGGTGGGGCAACCGCGCTCCCGGGCCGGGCCACGACCTGGGCGTGTGGGTGCAGCCGGACGCCGACACCCTGCGCACCATCCCGTCGTGGGAGTGGCTCAAGCTCCACATCGACCCGGCCCGCTCCAAGGCGGTCGTGCTCGCGGCCCGGGTCGCCCACGCCATCGAGCGGACCGCGACCATGAGCCCGCAGGAGGCCGACAAGGCGCTCCGGTCGTTGCCCGGGATCGGGCGGTGGACCAGCGCCGAGGTGCGCCAACGGGCGATGGGTGACGCCGACGCGGTCTCGTTCGGCGACTACCACGTGGCCAAGGACATCGGCTGGGCGCTCACCGGCTCGGCCTTCGACGACGACGAGCTCGAGGCGTACCTCGAGCCCTACCGTCCGCACCGCGGCCGGGTGCAGGGCCTGGTCGCCCTCGCGGGGCTCCACCGGCCCCGGCTGGGTCCCCGGATGGCGCCGCGCACCCACCTCCCCGCCTGACACCGCGTGGGCGGAGGGTCAGAGCAGGGGGCGGAACGGCGTCAGCAGGAACTCCGTGAAGCGTCGGTGCAGGTCGCGCGCCTCCCACTCGTGCAGGGTCAGCTCGAGGCAGTTGGTCTGGTCGAGCTGGAAGACCTCCTCCAGCGACTGCGCGAAGTCCTCGTCGATCGCCTCGACGTTGATCTCGTAGTTGCCGGTGAGGCTCAACCGGTCGATGTTGGCGGTGCCGACGGTCGACCAGGTGCCGTCCACGGTGGCGGTCTTGGCGTGCACCATCGCGTCCTTGAAGCGCAGGATCCGCACCCCCGCGCGTAGCAGCTGGGCGTAGTAGCCGCGCGAGACCCAGTCGGCGACGACGTGGTTGGACTTCAGCGGGACCAGCAGTCGTACGTCGACCCCGCGCTGGGCCGCGGCCACGAGCTCGTCGACGAAGTCCTGGTCTGGGAGGAAGTAGGCCTGCGTCATCCAGATGTTGCGCGAGGCCCGACTGATCGCCTCGAGGTACATCCCGCGGATCGGGAACATCCACAGCCGCGGCACGTTGCGGTGGACCCGGATCCGCGACTCCCACTGCGCCGCGGCCTCGAGCAGCAGCGGCCGCTCGCTGGTGCCGAGGATCCGTCGCCGGTTGAGGTTCCAGAAGTCGGCGAAGGCCCGCTTGAGGTCCCACACCGCCGGTCCGTCGATCCGGACGTGGGTGTCGCGCCACTCGGTGGCGTACGCCGTCCCCACGTTGTAGCCGCCGACGAACCCCACCGCGTCGTCGACCACGAGGATCTTGCGGTGGTCGCGCCCGTAGCGTCGCAGGTCGAAGAACCGCCAGCCGGCGTTGTAGACCGGGTAGCGCAGCACCTTCATCGTCGGTGGGAAGCTCTTGAACAGGGGCGAGACGACGAGGTTGGCGAAGCCGTCGTAGATGCAGTAGACCTCGACGCCCCGTCCGGCGGCGTCGGCCAGCGCCTGCTTGAACTGCTCGCCGACCTCGTCGCCCTTCCAGATGTAGCTCTCGAAGAGCACCTGCCGCTGGGCGCCCTCGATCGCCGCCAGCATGTCGGCGTACAGGTCCCGACCGTAGGTGTAGGTCGTGATCGACCCGGCACCCAGCTCGACGGTCCGGGGTGCGGTGGTCGGGAACGGCTTCGGCTTCTTGTTGCGCCGACGGTAGGAGTCGACGAGCGACATCCCGACCGCCAGCGCGAGCTGCAGCCCGAGGACGGCGAGCACCGAGCGGCGCAGCGCGCGGAACACCCGCTCGGCCCCGGATCCCCTCGTCGCGCGCACGCGGCCAATCTAGCGAGCGTGGGAACCGGTGCGCCGGAGCCGTCGTCCAACCGACGTGCTCCCGCTCCGGCGTCGCCTCGCCCTGGCGTCCGTCCCGCTCGTGGGGCTGCTGGCCGGCTGCGTTCAGCTGACCGCCCACGTCGGCCCCGGGAGCGAGCCCGTCGCCGGCTGGACCAGGTCGGCGGACGCCCCGCTGTCCGGCCGGACCGACGCGGTCGTCGCGGGCGTCGGTGACGAGCTCGTCGTCGTGGGTGGGTGGGAGTGGTCCGGCGGCGACGGCGAGCTGGTCTCCGAGACCTGGCTCTGGCGACCGCCCGCCTGACGGGTGGGCACCCAGGCCGGCCGGGATACCTGACCGCGAGGATCATCATCTGACGAGCGCTGATGATGATGTCCGCGGTCAGGTATCGCCATGAGGGCGGCCGCACCCCGCAACCCTGTCGGTGGGCCGACGTAGGCTCGGGCCATGCGGCCAGTGACCGATCTCGAGCGCCGGGTGGCGCCCTTCAAGGTGGAGTCCGACTACCAGCCGTCGGGCGACCAGCCGGCGGCGATCGCCGAGATCACCGAGCGGATCCAGGGCGGGGTCGAGGACGTGGTGCTGCTCGGCGCGACCGGCACCGGCAAGACCGCCACCGTCGCGTGGGTGGCCGAGCAGCTGCAGCGTCCGGTGCTGGTGATGCAGCCCAACAAGACGCTGGCGGCCCAGTTCGCCAACGAGCTGCGCCAGCTCTTCCCCAACAACGCGGTCGAGTACTTCGTCTCCTACTACGACTACTACCAGCCGGAGGCGTACGTCCCCCAGACCGACACCTACATCGAGAAGGACTCCTCCATCAACGAGGAGGTCGAGCGGCTCCGCCACTCCGCGACCAACAGCCTGTTGACGCGCCGCGACGTGATCGTGGTGTCCACCGTCTCCTGCATCTACGGCCTCGGCACCCCGCAGGAGTACGTCGACCGGATGATCCGGCTGAAGGTCGGCCAGGAGCACGACCGCGACGAGATGCTCCGGCGGCTGGTCCAGATCCAGTACACCCGCAACGACATGGCCTTCACCCGCGGCACGTTCCGGGTCCGCGGCGACACCCTCGAGATCTTCCCGGTCTACGAGGAGCTGGCGATCCGGATCGAGTTCTTCGGCGACGAGATCGAGCGGCTGATGACGCTGCACCCCGTCACCGGCGAGGTCCTCACCGAGGACGAGGAGCTCCACATCTTCCCGGCGACCCACTACGTCGCCGGTCCGGAGCGGATGGAGCGGGCCATCGCCGGCATCGAGTCCGAGCTCGAGGAGCAGCTCGCGACCTTCGAGCGCCAGGGCAAGCTGCTCGAGGCGCAGCGGCTGCGGATGCGGACGACGTATGACATCGAGATGATGCGCCAGGTGGGGTCGTGCTCGGGCATCGAGAACTACTCCATGCACATCGACGGTCGCTCCCGCGGCTCGGCGCCCAACTGCCTGCTCGACTACTTCCCCGAGGACTTCGTGCTCGTCGTCGACGAGTCCCACGTGGCCGTGCCCCAGATCGGTGGCATGTACGAGGGCGACATGTCCCGCAAGCGCAACCTCGTCGACCACGGGTTCCGGCTCCCCAGCGCGATGGACAACCGGCCGCTGCGGTGGGAGGAGTTCCTCGACCGGATCGGCCAGACGATCTACCTCTCCGCGACCCCGGGCAACTACGAGCTCGACAAGGTGCAGGGCGACGTCGTCCAGCAGATCATCCGACCGACCGGCCTGATCGACCCCGAGGTCGTCGTCAAGCCGACCAAGGGCCAGATCGACGACCTGATCCACGAGATCCGGACCCGCGTCGAGAAGAACGAGCGGGTCCTGGTCACCACGCTCACCAAGAAGATGTCCGAGGACCTCACCGACTACCTCCTCGACGCCGGCGTCCGGACCCGCTACCTCCACTCCGAGGTCGACACGCTCAAGCGGATCGAGCTGCTGCGCGACCTGCGCCTCGGCGAGTACGACGTCCTGGTCGGGATCAACCTGCTGCGCGAGGGCCTCGACCTCCCCGAGGTGTCGCTGGTCTCGATCCTCGACGCCGACAAGGAGGGCTTCCTGCGCTCCGACAAGTCCCTGATCCAGACCATCGGCCGCGCCGCGCGCAACGTGTCGGGTCAGGTCCACATGTACGCCGACAAGGTCACGCCGTCGATGGAGGCCGCCATCGACGAGACCAACCGGCGCCGCCAGATCCAGATCGACTACAACACCGAGCGCGGGCTCGACCCGATGCCGCTGCGCAAGAAGATCGCCGACATCACCGAGATGCTCGCCCGTGAGGACGAGAACACCCAGGCGCTCCTGCAGACCTGGGCCGACGTCGGCCAGAAGGGCCGCGCAGGTGGCGTGAAGGCCGGCAAGTCCCCGACCCCGGCGCTCTCGAGGCTCCACGACGAGCTGCCCGACACCGCCGGCATCCCCGCGACGGAGCTGGCCGACCTGATCCAGCAGCTCACCGACCAGATGAAGGCCGCCGCCGGCGATCTCCAGTTCGAGGTCGCCGCCCGGCTGCGCGACGAGATCTCCGAGCTCAAGAAGGAGCTCCGCCAGATGATGGAGGCGACGAAGTGAGGATGGGGCACCGAGCGAGGAACGAGCTCGGAGTGCTCCCGACGAGCGAGGAGCGCGCGAGCGCAGCGAGCGCCGGCGACCAAGTGAGGAGCGCGAGATGACGGCCAAGACCGTGCAGGTCACCTTCGACTGCGCCGACCCCCGTGCCCTGTCGCTGTTCTGGAACGAGGTGCTCGGCTACGAGCTGCCGCCACCGCCGCCCGGCTTCGAGTCCTGGGACGCGTTCGCGGAGAGCCTGCCGCCCGAGCACCGAAACAGCGCCTCGGCCTGTCAGGACCCGGCCGGCGAGGGGCCGCGGCTGTTCTTCCAGCGGGTGCCGGAGGGCAAGGCCGCCAAGAACCGCGTCCACCTCGACGTCCGGGCCGCCCCCGGTCTCGAGGGGGAGGAGCGGATGGCCGCGCTGGAGGCGGAGGCCGGGCGGCTCGTCGGGCTCGGCGCCACCAGGGTCGAGCGCCACGAGCCGGCCCCGCCGCTGTCGGGCGGCCACGTGGTGATGCTGGACCCCGAGGGCAACGAGTTCTGCCTCGACTGATGCCCGAGACCACCGACGACGGCCGCTTCATCGTGGTCGACGGCAGGCGCTGGCGGGCGACCGACCCGGCCATCCCCGCGGCTCGGCGCGACGAGCTGCAGCGGGTCCTGATGGCGTGGCGGCGCGAGGTGCGGCGCACCCGCGGCACGGACGAGGAGCCGCGGTCCCGCGCCGGTGTCCAGGCCGCCAAGGTCGCCCTCGGCGAGCGGGGCACCCCGTGGTGGGAGCAGGATGACGCCGAGCGCCGGCGGCGCTGGGAGGCCGACGTACCGCGCCCGTAGGACTCGGGGCGCCACGCATTTCCCATGAGATGTGGGCAGATACTCACTGCTCACGCTCGGTACACCGTGAGAAGTGACCAGCCACCCGCATCTCATGGGAAATGCAGCCCCGATGCACCACCCTCCGGGTGAGGGGCGACGCGCCCGTGCTGACTAGGCTCGCCGCATGACTGCCATCGACCTCGGACGGCCCGTGCAGGGCGACGTCATCGACCTGATCCTCGACGACCACCGGCGCTTCGAGGCGCTGCTTCGCGACCTCCGGGACGCCAGCAGCGACCGCGACGCGGTCCGCGCCGCCTTCGCCGCCCTCCACGTCGCCCACGCGGAGGCCGAGGAGAAGTACGTCTACCCCAAGCTCCGTCGCAAGGGCGCGGTCGGCGAGCACGAGGCCGAGCACGGCGAGGAGGAGCACGCCGAGGGCCACGAGGCGCTGCTGGCGGTGCTGGAGCTCAAGGGCACCGACACCCAGGCCTTCGACGACGCCGTCGAGGAGCTGGCGACCGCCGTCAACCACCACCTCACGGAGGAGGAGCTGACCATCCTCAACCCGGCCCGCGAGGAGGTCGGCGAACGGGTGCGGGCCGACCTCGGCCAGGAGTTCGCCGCCGAGCGCAACCGGCAGATCGACGACGACTGCGGCTCGCTCACCAACGTCCGCAGGATCGTCGCGGGAGCCCGGCGAGAGGGCCTCCTCGACGACGAGGACGACGAGGACTGAGGACGACGGCCGGGCGTCAGCGCCGCTGCTGCCGCACGATGGTCAGCCCGACCATGCGGGCGACGACGAGCGCGATGTAGAAGACGCCCGCCACCATCTCCAGGATCGCGACCGAGCGGGCGTGCGCCTCGATCGGCACCACGTCGGACAGGCCGACGCTGGTGAGCTGCGCGAACGAGAGGTAGAGCAGCTCGAACCACGTCTGTTCGGTGCCGCCGGCGCCCGTGAAGGAGCCGGGGCTCAGGACCTGCACGGCGGCGTAGACGTAGGCGAAGCCCCAGGCGACGACCGTGAAGGCCGCGGCGGTCGCGAACAGCTCGTCGCGCGTGACCCGGTCGTCGTGGAAGAGGTAGCGGATCATCCCGTAGGAGACGTAGAAGTAGAACGGCGCGTGCAGCAGCGCCGAGCCCAGCACGATCCAGCCGGTGTCGGGCCAGACCGCCTCCATCACCGTGAAGAGCATGGCGGGCGGCGCCAGCAGGATGCCGACCCAGGTGAGCGTCGGCGTCCGCCGGACGGCGTAGAGCGCCGCCAGCACGATCGCGATCTGCACCACGCCCAGGATCGCCCGGCCGGCGACCGAGTCGTCGAGGAACGGGTAGGCCAGGATCGCGACCAGCTGCGCCGCCAGCACCCACCCGGAGGGGTGCCGCCGCAGCAGCTCGGTCGTGGGGGAGGAGGTCACGAGTCCTCCTCCCGACGCTTCTCGATCTCCTTGCGGCGCTTCTTCTCGAGCCGTCGCTTCTCGTCCGAGACGATCTGGTCGCGCTGGAACTGGATCCGGCCGAGGTTGAGCGCCGCCGCCATGGTGACGAAGAGCGGCCAGGGGAAGTACGGGTCGAACCCGTCACCCCCGAACGACCCCGCCAGCCAGATCGTCCACACGATCGCCGAGACCGACAGCAGCCCCCACAGGGCCTCGCGCCGGTCCTTGCGCCACGACTCGAGCGCTCGCTCGGCGATGCGCGCCTCGGGCACGAGCGTCGCCGACCGTCGGGCGGCCACCAGGCCCTCCAGCGGCGGCAGCAGGTCGCCCAGCGTCCGCGCCGCCTGCGTCTCGGTCGTCCGGGACTCCAGCTCCTCCCGGTCGAGCCGGCCGTCGGCGTACGCCTCGGTGAGCACCTGGTGGACCACCTCGCGGTCGGCGTCGGAGGCGCGCATTCCGGCCAGCGCGGGATCGCGCGGATCGCCGCTGAAGGCGGACCACACCTGGTCGGGGTCGGTCATCCGCGGCTCGTCTCCACGAGCGGCATCCTAGGCAGGTCGGCCCACCGGGGTTGGCGAGCCTGTTGTCGCCGGGCCCGTGACCGGTGTTGGATCAGCGCGTGGCCACCGACACGGACGTGCTGATCATCGGAGCGGGCCCCACCGGCCTGTACGCCGCCTACTACGCCGGCTTCCGCGGGCTGCGGGTGGCGGTGGTCGACAGCCTGCCTGAGCTCGGTGGCCAGATCACCGCCATGTATCCCGAGAAGGCGATCCTCGACGTCGCCGGCTTCCCGACGGTCAAGGGCAAGGCGCTCGTGGAGGGGCTGGTCGCGCAGGCGTCGAGCGCCCACCCGACCTACCACCTCGACCGGACCGCCCGGAGCCTGGAGCACCACGGGGACTCGGTGACGATCGGGCTCGACGACGGCACCGAGATCAGCGCCGGTGCGGTGATCATCACCGCGGGCATCGGCAAGTTCAGCCCCCGGCCGCTGCCGGCGGGCGACGGGTGGCTCGGCCGTGGCCTGGAGTTCTTCGTCCCGTCCTTCCAGCCGTACGTCGACAAGGACGTCGTCATCGTCGGGGGCGGCGACAGCGCCTTCGACTGGGCGCTCCACCTCGAGCCGGTCGCCCGGTCGGTGGCGCTGGTCCACCGGCGTGACGCGTTCCGCGCCCATGCGCGGACCGTGCAGGCGGTGCGTGACAGCTCGGTCGACATCATCACGCGGGCGCAGGTGACCGAGCTGCGCGGCGACGGGACGCTCGAGGAGGTCGAGATCAGCGTCGACGGCGTCGAGCCCGTCCGCCGTCCGGCGCAGGCCCTGGTCGCCGCGCTCGGCTTCGTCGCCGACCTCGGGCCGCTGCAGGAGTGGGGGATCGAGGTCGAGAAGCGCCACGTCGTGGTGTCGCCCTCGATGCAGACCAGCCTGCCGCGCGTCTTCGCCGCCGGGGACATCACCGAGTATGCCGGCAAGGTCCGGCTGATCGCGGTCGGGTTCGGCGAGGCCGCGACCGCGGTCAACAACGCGGCCGTCGCCATCGACCCGGACGCCCACGTGTTCCCGGGCCACTCCAGCGAGGGCACCTGAGGTCCGGATCCGGAGACCGGCCATAATCGTCAGCGTTACCGACGAGTATCCGACGAAGGGGCCGCCGCCGATGCGGATCGCACTGCTGTCCTACCGCAGCAAGCCGCACTGCGGCGGACAGGGCGTCTACGTCCGCCACCTCAGCCGGGAGCTGGTGGCGCTCGGCCACACCGTCGAGGTGTTCTCCGGCCAGCCCTACCCCGAGCTCGACGAGGGCGTGCTGCTCACGGAGGTGCCGAGCCTCGACCTCTATCGCGAGCCCGACCCGTTCCGGGTCCCGCGGCTGCGGGAGTTCCGCGACCGGGTCGACGTCGAGGAGTTCCTCACCATGTGCACGGCCGGGTTCCCGGAGCCGAAGACCTTCAGCACCCGGGTCGCGCGGCTGCTCGCCGACCGCGTGGACGACTTCGACGTGGTGCACGACAACCAGGTGCTGGGTCACGGCATGGTCGACGTCGCCGAGCGGCTCCCGATGGTCACGACCA
This genomic interval from Nocardioides euryhalodurans contains the following:
- a CDS encoding TetR/AcrR family transcriptional regulator, translated to MAQQAPESDGRRTAAATRRRQREADIIAATRRLFDETGVRDAQIEQIASAVGINRAIVYRHFTGKEELFALTLVEYLDELREALADADAAGGEPADRLTRITGAFVDYGVAHPAFVDCAQTLMRRTGPELLEEMSESAVWRLGRAISTCLAVLESALEAGVDAGDFRVDDPVLLANMLYASGLGALQLARVGIQVKESAPGVPMVGQVSAEQVRDHLVASALALATR
- a CDS encoding ATP-dependent DNA ligase, with the translated sequence MLIADLVTTSSTVAATRSRKAKVVALAEALDRAERDELPLVVSYLGGALRQRRTGLGWRGLQSLPDPADEPSLTVTEVHQAFDELAALAGSGSQQARATARDELFGRATTEEQRWLRGLVTGEVRQGALDALVQEALAAAADVRLASVRRAAMLSGSTVAVAQAAFEGEEALAAVGLEVGRPVLPMLASSAPDVAAALAKAAPDGAPVAVDTKLDGIRIQVHRDGDEVVVATRSLDDITHRLPEVVALARSLPADRFVLDGEAIALDDDGRPRPFQETASRTSMDAGVAVTAYFFDLLHLDGRDLLDTPGEERAAALEALVPESSRVPRIVTADPAEAEAFAAEVLAAGHEGVVVKGLGSPYAAGRRGAAWVKVKPVHTLDLVVLAVEWGSGRRQGWLSNIHLGARDPETGGFVMLGKTFKGMTDEVLAWQTERFTELATSPADGSAYVVEVRPEQVVEIAFDGLQRSTRYPGGLALRFARVVRYREDKTADDADTIETVRTLAGGS
- a CDS encoding tryptophan 2,3-dioxygenase; the protein is MPDSTRRDLEAGIETDFRRQMSYGDYLCLDQLLSAQRPQSDPPQHDELLFIVQHQTSELWLKLMVHELRSARALLAADDLAPALKRLARVKHIQHTLTDQWSVLATMTPSEYAEIRPFLATSSGFQSAQYREVEFLLGNKDADMVPVHAHDPAARDVLARLLGEPSLYDEFLRHLARTGYAVPADLVERDWSVKHRAHDGLVDLFATVYAAPEEHWGVYETCEELVDLEDNFQEWRFRHLQVVQRTIGHKSGTGGSSGVAFLRRALDLTFFPELYEVRTRIGG
- a CDS encoding DNA-3-methyladenine glycosylase family protein, whose amino-acid sequence is MTSPSDPSAPRASTRLWRPDWAVPVGEVLGQQRHGGSDPTYKVDFQGRHWRGLRTPEGEATLMIDARLRDGEVHAAAWGEGAEWALASVPGLLGADDDPSGFEPTHRVLADVWRHHRDWRIGRTGLVMEALVPAIIEQKVTGQEAFAGFRNLVHRWGNRAPGPGHDLGVWVQPDADTLRTIPSWEWLKLHIDPARSKAVVLAARVAHAIERTATMSPQEADKALRSLPGIGRWTSAEVRQRAMGDADAVSFGDYHVAKDIGWALTGSAFDDDELEAYLEPYRPHRGRVQGLVALAGLHRPRLGPRMAPRTHLPA
- a CDS encoding phospholipase D-like domain-containing protein, which translates into the protein MRATRGSGAERVFRALRRSVLAVLGLQLALAVGMSLVDSYRRRNKKPKPFPTTAPRTVELGAGSITTYTYGRDLYADMLAAIEGAQRQVLFESYIWKGDEVGEQFKQALADAAGRGVEVYCIYDGFANLVVSPLFKSFPPTMKVLRYPVYNAGWRFFDLRRYGRDHRKILVVDDAVGFVGGYNVGTAYATEWRDTHVRIDGPAVWDLKRAFADFWNLNRRRILGTSERPLLLEAAAQWESRIRVHRNVPRLWMFPIRGMYLEAISRASRNIWMTQAYFLPDQDFVDELVAAAQRGVDVRLLVPLKSNHVVADWVSRGYYAQLLRAGVRILRFKDAMVHAKTATVDGTWSTVGTANIDRLSLTGNYEINVEAIDEDFAQSLEEVFQLDQTNCLELTLHEWEARDLHRRFTEFLLTPFRPLL
- the uvrB gene encoding excinuclease ABC subunit UvrB, yielding MRPVTDLERRVAPFKVESDYQPSGDQPAAIAEITERIQGGVEDVVLLGATGTGKTATVAWVAEQLQRPVLVMQPNKTLAAQFANELRQLFPNNAVEYFVSYYDYYQPEAYVPQTDTYIEKDSSINEEVERLRHSATNSLLTRRDVIVVSTVSCIYGLGTPQEYVDRMIRLKVGQEHDRDEMLRRLVQIQYTRNDMAFTRGTFRVRGDTLEIFPVYEELAIRIEFFGDEIERLMTLHPVTGEVLTEDEELHIFPATHYVAGPERMERAIAGIESELEEQLATFERQGKLLEAQRLRMRTTYDIEMMRQVGSCSGIENYSMHIDGRSRGSAPNCLLDYFPEDFVLVVDESHVAVPQIGGMYEGDMSRKRNLVDHGFRLPSAMDNRPLRWEEFLDRIGQTIYLSATPGNYELDKVQGDVVQQIIRPTGLIDPEVVVKPTKGQIDDLIHEIRTRVEKNERVLVTTLTKKMSEDLTDYLLDAGVRTRYLHSEVDTLKRIELLRDLRLGEYDVLVGINLLREGLDLPEVSLVSILDADKEGFLRSDKSLIQTIGRAARNVSGQVHMYADKVTPSMEAAIDETNRRRQIQIDYNTERGLDPMPLRKKIADITEMLAREDENTQALLQTWADVGQKGRAGGVKAGKSPTPALSRLHDELPDTAGIPATELADLIQQLTDQMKAAAGDLQFEVAARLRDEISELKKELRQMMEATK
- a CDS encoding VOC family protein encodes the protein MTAKTVQVTFDCADPRALSLFWNEVLGYELPPPPPGFESWDAFAESLPPEHRNSASACQDPAGEGPRLFFQRVPEGKAAKNRVHLDVRAAPGLEGEERMAALEAEAGRLVGLGATRVERHEPAPPLSGGHVVMLDPEGNEFCLD